A single region of the Halorussus gelatinilyticus genome encodes:
- the coxB gene encoding cytochrome c oxidase subunit II, whose amino-acid sequence MSRRRGQRATRPSGRAAIRWSVLAAAALFALGLGGVAPAAAQSVNRNLIDRLNLQLLYVALPLTLFVEVILVYAVIRFRGNDDPEPTAENPTLEVTWTVATAIVLVFVGWSAYNVLASPYISPTPEAEAAPPPDVEADVEIDVLAYRWGWQFTYTDANVTTQNLLVLPRGEDARLQLRADRVIHSLFVPKLGLKQDVFPGHDTTLLTRALENGRYRGYCTEFCGDGHARMRAAVYVVDPETYRQWLAAHADERLVTAPPNASAGNVSNAPNASGPANASGPANVSGPANTTDPTNASVPPTANASASPDRSVPANSTARSNSPAATEIPA is encoded by the coding sequence GTGAGCCGGCGGCGAGGACAGCGCGCGACTCGGCCGAGCGGACGCGCCGCGATTCGGTGGAGCGTCCTCGCGGCCGCGGCGCTGTTCGCGCTCGGACTCGGCGGCGTCGCACCGGCGGCCGCCCAATCGGTCAACCGGAACCTCATCGACAGGCTGAACCTGCAGTTGCTCTACGTCGCGCTCCCGCTCACGCTGTTCGTCGAGGTCATCCTCGTCTACGCCGTGATTCGGTTCCGGGGCAACGACGACCCCGAGCCGACCGCCGAGAACCCGACGCTCGAAGTCACGTGGACCGTGGCGACCGCCATCGTCCTCGTGTTCGTCGGGTGGTCGGCGTACAACGTGCTGGCGAGTCCGTACATCTCGCCGACGCCCGAGGCGGAGGCCGCGCCGCCGCCGGACGTGGAGGCCGACGTGGAGATCGACGTGCTGGCCTACCGGTGGGGCTGGCAGTTCACCTACACCGACGCGAACGTCACGACCCAGAACCTGCTGGTCCTGCCCCGCGGCGAGGACGCCCGGTTACAGCTCCGGGCGGACAGGGTGATTCACTCGCTTTTCGTCCCGAAACTCGGACTCAAGCAGGACGTGTTTCCGGGCCACGACACGACGCTCCTGACCCGCGCCTTGGAGAACGGCCGGTATCGGGGTTACTGCACGGAGTTCTGCGGCGACGGCCACGCCCGGATGCGCGCGGCGGTGTACGTCGTGGACCCCGAGACGTACCGCCAGTGGCTCGCGGCCCACGCCGACGAGCGACTCGTGACCGCGCCGCCGAACGCGAGCGCGGGGAACGTCTCGAACGCGCCGAACGCGAGCGGTCCGGCAAACGCGAGCGGTCCGGCAAACGTGAGCGGTCCGGCGAACACGACCGACCCGACAAACGCGAGCGTACCGCCGACGGCAAACGCGAGCGCATCCCCGGACCGGTCCGTCCCGGCGAATTCGACCGCGCGGTCGAATTCGCCCGCCGCAACCGAGATACCCGCGTGA
- a CDS encoding DUF6789 family protein, producing MNGPTVEFAALCLVVLSVGALARHAKRRARADGGEYPGREGWFDAEALTDGVVRWTTTTNHRDVGLLYIAFGTFAALWGGIDGMMIRTELLTPPADIWTESTYNALFTTHGLTMLFFFVTPVFFGIGNYFIPLLVDAEDMAFPRVNAIGFWLLPPALLLARAGLLSQVSGQFLGLLAPDALAEVVRFFESIEAPGVGWTMYTPLSITVDNPQMDLLLLGLHLSGIGTVLGAINFVVTIVYERGPSIEWETLDIFSWTMLTTSGLVIFAFPLLGSALVMLLLDRNFGTTFFTVEGGGPLLWQHLFWYFGHPEVYIIFLPATGLMSFILPKFARRALFGFKYIVYSTLAIGVLSFGVWAHHMFATGIDPRIRASFMFVSIAIAVPSAIKVFNWLTTIWDGTVRLTAPMVLCVSSIGMFVVGGVTGVFLAAIPVDLLYHGTYYVVGHFHFIVMGIIPLMMFAASYFWYPIITGRLYDRELALFQSVLLVFGAVVAFGSLVVLGFMELPRRHAVYPEMFAPVQQVATVGAFLVGISVLLWLYNMIWSAWNGTPVRSADVWNLKETEQFTREWEWFEEELERKYAIEPTEPETTRSAAATEPGEGSPQVLTDVTSVTGAVRDNAAVAALGGLVGTLLLSGVLFPATIIGVFDLASFADLSELVGLPRSIALGYGLFLAGGMTTWALLFVALASYLPGRVLVVRGLSYATIVAAGFLVAFYSGQSGLELVGFVVFTLVAHWLYGFGLAATIQAVSLRGVER from the coding sequence ATGAACGGCCCGACGGTCGAGTTCGCGGCGCTCTGTCTGGTCGTACTGAGCGTCGGCGCGCTCGCTCGCCACGCGAAGCGACGGGCGCGCGCCGACGGCGGAGAGTACCCCGGCCGGGAGGGGTGGTTCGACGCCGAGGCGCTGACCGACGGTGTCGTCCGGTGGACGACGACGACGAACCACCGCGACGTGGGCCTGCTGTACATCGCGTTCGGCACGTTCGCGGCGCTCTGGGGCGGTATCGACGGGATGATGATTCGGACCGAACTGCTGACGCCGCCGGCCGACATCTGGACCGAGAGCACCTACAACGCCCTCTTCACGACTCACGGGCTGACGATGCTGTTCTTCTTCGTGACGCCCGTCTTCTTCGGCATCGGGAACTACTTCATCCCGCTACTGGTGGACGCCGAGGACATGGCGTTCCCGCGGGTCAACGCCATCGGTTTCTGGTTGCTCCCGCCCGCGCTCCTGCTCGCGCGGGCCGGCCTGCTCTCGCAGGTCTCGGGGCAGTTCCTCGGTTTGCTCGCGCCCGACGCGCTCGCGGAGGTGGTCCGCTTCTTCGAGAGCATCGAAGCGCCCGGCGTCGGGTGGACGATGTACACGCCGCTGTCGATAACGGTGGACAACCCCCAGATGGACTTACTCCTGCTCGGACTCCACCTCAGCGGCATCGGCACCGTGCTGGGCGCTATCAACTTCGTCGTGACCATCGTCTACGAGCGCGGCCCGTCGATCGAGTGGGAGACCCTCGACATTTTCTCGTGGACGATGCTCACGACGAGCGGCCTCGTCATCTTCGCGTTCCCGCTGCTCGGGAGCGCGCTGGTGATGCTCCTGCTGGACCGCAACTTCGGCACGACGTTCTTCACCGTCGAGGGCGGCGGTCCCCTGCTGTGGCAACACCTCTTCTGGTACTTCGGCCACCCGGAGGTGTACATCATCTTCCTGCCCGCGACGGGGCTGATGAGCTTCATCCTCCCGAAGTTCGCCCGGCGCGCGCTCTTCGGGTTCAAGTACATCGTCTACTCGACGCTGGCCATCGGCGTCCTCTCGTTCGGCGTCTGGGCACACCACATGTTCGCCACGGGAATCGACCCGCGGATTCGCGCGAGTTTCATGTTCGTCTCCATCGCCATCGCGGTGCCCTCCGCTATCAAGGTGTTCAACTGGCTGACGACCATCTGGGACGGGACCGTCAGACTCACCGCGCCGATGGTCCTCTGCGTGAGTTCCATCGGGATGTTCGTCGTCGGCGGCGTGACGGGCGTCTTTCTGGCGGCCATCCCGGTGGACCTGCTCTACCACGGGACCTACTACGTCGTCGGCCACTTCCACTTCATCGTGATGGGCATCATCCCGCTGATGATGTTCGCCGCGAGCTACTTCTGGTACCCCATCATCACCGGCCGACTCTACGACCGGGAACTCGCGCTGTTCCAGTCGGTCCTGCTCGTGTTCGGCGCGGTCGTCGCGTTCGGGTCGCTCGTCGTGCTGGGGTTCATGGAACTCCCGCGCAGACACGCGGTCTATCCCGAGATGTTCGCGCCGGTCCAGCAGGTCGCCACCGTCGGCGCGTTCCTCGTCGGTATCAGCGTCCTGCTGTGGCTCTACAACATGATTTGGTCGGCGTGGAACGGGACGCCGGTGCGCTCGGCCGACGTGTGGAACCTGAAGGAGACCGAGCAGTTCACCCGCGAGTGGGAGTGGTTCGAGGAGGAACTCGAACGCAAGTACGCCATCGAACCGACCGAACCCGAGACGACCCGGTCCGCGGCCGCGACCGAACCCGGCGAGGGCAGTCCGCAGGTGCTGACCGACGTCACGTCCGTCACCGGCGCGGTTCGGGACAACGCCGCCGTCGCGGCGCTCGGCGGACTGGTCGGCACGCTCCTGCTGTCGGGCGTCCTCTTTCCCGCGACCATCATCGGCGTCTTCGATTTGGCGTCGTTCGCCGACCTCTCGGAACTGGTCGGTCTCCCGCGGAGCATCGCGCTGGGCTACGGCCTGTTCCTCGCCGGCGGGATGACGACGTGGGCGCTGTTGTTCGTCGCCTTGGCGTCCTACCTGCCGGGGAGAGTCCTCGTCGTCCGGGGGCTCTCGTACGCGACCATCGTCGCGGCCGGGTTCCTGGTCGCGTTCTACTCGGGGCAGTCCGGACTCGAACTGGTCGGCTTCGTGGTCTTCACGCTCGTCGCCCACTGGCTCTACGGCTTCGGTCTGGCGGCGACGATTCAGGCCGTCTCCCTGCGGGGCGTCGAACGATGA
- a CDS encoding cytochrome c oxidase subunit 3: MGETDAGVAEGDAHDHEHEHRSRWPIVGAAGAAILYTGAALALVGNRAGIFPSPVGVGIAVVGFAVLTGGLVGWLRQAYLSDYWARAASDRKRRAYRATMVIFLVTDVATFGAGFVYYFYVRIWTWPPGELPELVGSLVLVNTALLVASSVTLHFAHEALDEGHRRRFLALLGATFALGVVFLAGQIAEYATFVGEEEFTLTSGVFASAFFGLTGLHGLHVALGVVLVGIVLWRALRGQYDAERDTSVSTVSLYWHFVDAVWLFLVAVLYVGAEISL; this comes from the coding sequence ATGGGGGAGACCGACGCCGGGGTCGCCGAGGGGGACGCGCACGACCACGAACACGAGCATCGGAGTCGCTGGCCCATCGTCGGGGCCGCGGGCGCGGCGATACTCTACACCGGGGCCGCGCTCGCGCTCGTCGGGAACCGCGCCGGCATCTTCCCGAGTCCGGTCGGGGTCGGCATCGCCGTCGTCGGGTTCGCCGTGCTGACCGGCGGACTGGTCGGCTGGCTCCGACAGGCGTACCTCAGCGACTACTGGGCGCGGGCGGCCAGCGACCGGAAGCGACGGGCGTACCGCGCGACGATGGTCATCTTCCTCGTGACCGACGTGGCGACGTTCGGCGCGGGGTTCGTCTACTACTTCTACGTCCGTATTTGGACGTGGCCACCGGGCGAACTCCCCGAACTGGTCGGGTCGCTCGTGCTGGTCAACACCGCCCTGCTGGTCGCGTCGAGTGTCACGCTCCACTTCGCCCACGAAGCGCTCGACGAGGGGCACCGCCGCCGGTTCCTCGCACTGCTCGGCGCGACGTTCGCGCTCGGGGTGGTGTTCCTCGCCGGTCAAATCGCCGAGTACGCGACGTTCGTGGGCGAGGAGGAGTTCACCCTGACCAGCGGCGTGTTCGCCTCGGCGTTCTTCGGCCTGACGGGACTCCACGGCCTGCACGTCGCGCTCGGGGTCGTCCTCGTCGGCATCGTCCTCTGGCGTGCGCTCCGGGGCCAGTACGACGCCGAGCGCGACACCTCGGTCTCGACGGTCTCGCTCTACTGGCACTTCGTGGACGCCGTGTGGCTCTTCCTGGTCGCCGTGCTGTACGTCGGCGCGGAGATATCGCTCTGA
- a CDS encoding bacteriorhodopsin, with the protein MALTSMWFWLGALGMAVGTAFPLWRLATDRRHTTYYAVLAGVTGFAAAAYLAMALGIGKVAVGDAALFLPRYLDWLVTTPLLVLYLGMLCRPERKTYLALVGVDVLVIGSGVVAGLLSAPYSYVAYLVGCVAYVGLLYLLLRVLPRQATLHGDRVSAVFTKLRNLTVVLWTIYPVVWILGPLGLGLLHVGTEVMVVTYLDLISKVGFVFMAVNGADALDQLRTGAALADAGDGPATTAD; encoded by the coding sequence ATGGCCCTCACGTCGATGTGGTTCTGGCTCGGCGCGCTCGGCATGGCGGTCGGCACCGCCTTCCCGCTGTGGCGACTCGCCACCGACCGCCGACACACCACCTACTACGCGGTGCTGGCGGGCGTGACCGGATTCGCGGCCGCGGCGTACCTCGCCATGGCGCTCGGCATCGGGAAGGTGGCGGTCGGCGACGCCGCGCTGTTCCTGCCCCGGTACCTCGACTGGCTGGTGACGACGCCCCTGCTGGTACTGTATCTCGGGATGCTCTGTCGCCCCGAGCGGAAGACCTACCTCGCGCTGGTCGGCGTGGACGTGCTGGTGATCGGGTCGGGCGTCGTCGCGGGCCTGCTCTCGGCACCGTACAGCTACGTCGCGTATCTGGTCGGCTGTGTCGCCTACGTCGGCCTGCTGTACCTGCTCCTGCGGGTCCTTCCCCGGCAGGCGACCCTCCACGGCGACCGCGTGAGCGCGGTGTTCACGAAGCTCCGGAACCTCACGGTCGTCCTCTGGACCATCTACCCCGTGGTCTGGATTCTCGGCCCGCTGGGACTCGGCCTGTTGCACGTCGGGACCGAGGTGATGGTCGTCACCTACCTCGACCTCATCAGTAAGGTCGGGTTCGTGTTCATGGCGGTCAACGGGGCGGACGCGCTCGACCAACTCCGGACCGGAGCGGCGCTCGCCGACGCCGGCGACGGTCCCGCGACGACGGCTGACTGA
- a CDS encoding methyl-accepting chemotaxis protein codes for MGQRTPFLERIRRSYALKLAIALVSVVAITVAVGALVQAQTAEQVQDDAQEELKTLSNSRAESLDAWLSSVKTQTQVTAQHPVFRSGDRDRIRDRLNGLVADGNVPDGVVAVHYYDAAEKTIVTSSSEKLVGVSPAAQGAPFAADPPDFDEKDVHVSEPFTVPAVDFPVVAVVAPVPDAPDKRVIYMVNIEKRTRSLTGGVEGGYTVVLNSSGSYLAHPDASKLLTTHHRGADSPAVNRGLAGKSGFMQMDGGMLMAYAPMQSTDWVVVVHAPASEAYALSDAVTSNILGLILVAVVSLALVGVTVGSNTVVSLRQLSRKADAMAGGDLQVDLETTRRDEFGTLYDSFARMRDSLREQIREAEEARKSAEEAKENAEAARREAESRRGEAEALSSHLESKASHYEDVMNGAADGDLSVRVETESRSEAMVAIGESLNDMLDDIERTVANVKRFASHVSNAVVDVEGSAEEVMTTGEEVSQSVSEISEGAARQTDQLGEVASEMNTLSASAQQVAATVDDVAATSQQAAAAGELGREAAEEALAEMDTVEAQTERTAEEIEELDAEMEAIGDIVEVITEIAEQTNMLALNASIEAARTDAEGDGFAVVADEVKNLAEETKESAAEIEGRIERVQEKTAQSVEGMAETSDRISTGVETVEGAIDALEEIAEYAEETDAQIQEIQAATDDQAQSSSAVVQMVDDVASISEETTSQAESVSEAAEAQTETLAEVRSDADDLAERASELSQLLDDFRVTRGAGPLDDTEFRSAEVND; via the coding sequence TCAAACTCGCTATCGCGCTGGTGTCGGTCGTCGCTATCACGGTCGCAGTCGGCGCGCTAGTGCAAGCACAGACCGCCGAACAGGTCCAAGACGACGCCCAAGAGGAGCTGAAGACCCTGTCGAACTCGCGGGCCGAGAGCTTGGACGCGTGGCTGTCGAGCGTGAAGACTCAGACGCAGGTGACCGCTCAGCATCCGGTGTTCCGGAGCGGTGACCGCGACCGTATCCGGGACCGCCTGAACGGACTGGTCGCCGACGGGAACGTTCCCGACGGCGTCGTCGCGGTCCACTACTACGACGCCGCCGAGAAGACCATCGTGACCAGTTCGAGCGAGAAATTGGTCGGGGTCAGTCCGGCCGCGCAGGGCGCGCCGTTCGCCGCCGACCCGCCGGACTTCGACGAGAAGGACGTCCACGTCTCGGAACCGTTCACGGTCCCGGCCGTGGACTTCCCGGTCGTGGCGGTCGTCGCGCCGGTCCCCGACGCGCCCGACAAGCGCGTCATCTACATGGTCAACATCGAGAAGCGCACGCGCTCGCTGACCGGCGGGGTCGAAGGCGGCTACACGGTCGTCCTCAACTCCTCGGGGAGCTATCTCGCGCACCCCGACGCGAGCAAACTCCTGACGACCCACCACCGCGGCGCTGACAGCCCCGCCGTCAATCGAGGTCTCGCCGGGAAGTCGGGCTTCATGCAGATGGACGGCGGGATGCTCATGGCGTACGCGCCGATGCAATCGACCGACTGGGTGGTCGTCGTCCACGCGCCGGCCAGCGAGGCCTACGCGCTCAGCGACGCCGTGACCTCGAACATCCTCGGACTCATCCTCGTGGCGGTCGTGAGCCTCGCGCTCGTCGGCGTGACCGTCGGCTCGAACACCGTCGTCTCGCTCCGGCAACTCTCCCGGAAGGCCGACGCGATGGCGGGCGGCGACCTCCAGGTGGACTTGGAGACCACCCGCCGCGACGAGTTCGGGACGCTGTACGACTCGTTCGCCCGGATGCGCGACTCGCTGCGCGAGCAGATACGCGAGGCCGAGGAGGCCCGAAAGAGTGCGGAAGAGGCCAAAGAAAACGCGGAGGCCGCCCGGCGCGAGGCCGAGAGTCGCCGCGGGGAGGCCGAAGCCCTCTCGTCGCACCTCGAATCGAAGGCGAGCCACTACGAGGACGTGATGAACGGCGCGGCGGACGGCGACCTCTCGGTCCGGGTCGAGACCGAGAGTCGGAGCGAGGCGATGGTCGCCATCGGCGAGTCGCTCAACGACATGCTGGACGACATCGAGCGCACGGTGGCGAACGTCAAGCGCTTCGCCTCGCACGTCTCTAACGCGGTCGTGGACGTGGAGGGGAGCGCCGAGGAGGTGATGACGACCGGCGAGGAGGTCAGCCAATCGGTCTCCGAAATATCGGAGGGCGCGGCGCGCCAGACCGACCAACTCGGCGAGGTCGCCAGCGAGATGAACACCCTCTCGGCCAGCGCCCAACAGGTCGCCGCCACCGTGGACGACGTGGCCGCGACCTCTCAGCAGGCCGCGGCCGCGGGCGAACTCGGCAGGGAAGCCGCCGAGGAGGCCCTCGCGGAGATGGACACGGTCGAGGCCCAGACCGAGCGGACCGCCGAGGAAATCGAGGAACTCGACGCCGAGATGGAGGCCATCGGCGACATCGTGGAGGTCATCACCGAAATCGCCGAGCAGACCAACATGCTCGCGCTGAACGCCTCCATCGAGGCCGCGCGGACCGACGCCGAGGGCGACGGGTTCGCCGTGGTCGCCGACGAGGTGAAGAACCTCGCGGAGGAGACCAAGGAGTCGGCCGCCGAAATCGAGGGCCGCATCGAGCGGGTCCAAGAGAAGACCGCCCAGTCCGTCGAGGGCATGGCCGAGACCAGCGACCGCATCAGCACCGGCGTCGAGACGGTCGAGGGTGCCATCGACGCGCTCGAAGAGATCGCGGAGTACGCGGAGGAGACCGACGCACAGATTCAGGAGATTCAGGCCGCGACCGACGACCAGGCACAGTCGTCGTCGGCGGTCGTCCAGATGGTGGACGACGTGGCCTCCATCAGCGAGGAGACGACGAGTCAGGCCGAGTCGGTCTCCGAGGCCGCCGAGGCCCAGACCGAGACGCTGGCGGAGGTCCGGAGCGACGCCGACGACCTCGCCGAGCGGGCGTCGGAACTCTCGCAGTTGTTGGACGATTTCAGAGTGACGCGCGGGGCCGGGCCGCTGGACGACACCGAGTTCCGGTCCGCGGAGGTGAACGACTGA